The Anopheles coluzzii chromosome 2, AcolN3, whole genome shotgun sequence genome window below encodes:
- the LOC120949898 gene encoding box A-binding factor-like isoform X3: MAVSSDSKCVGVAVSCPQSGPVPSTAVTSVSASTTTVGGAMVSGGPVAMVDPAAPSAPPLNEPSDDAATKMEATNEPKGEDQTPSSEVTSSVHQPVAHQPVSVSQASHTLTDVPVDGMIVNSELHTERSSPGQQTAVIINQHKQRMITTTGQIREITEGQEPPNESSDYDAVEYHHQAVQSAGGVEQHGYSYEPTHTTSQEHQQGVVVSSAATAVQASSVQVVKREMIEKEAALAAATAAANNNNNNPPETTIIPVQTQTIFVEYKNDGEEPVRYVNRYEDVKYHPHSRYIYQQPPGGLPLSSTLHSTGSGHPHVSHHPHHAHHHHHPHHGHGMVPGHQTHHHVHAQSAQVHQTIEAVSQHPSSVAVATQSGTTIQVQAQPHQQTIQVYETHEPGSAPGGEQVQQVAEGTVDAKTHYTNLEPVHTLASPQNYYIASDGYATGNYTTFLPQKETIYYHSPSPNPVLYKGDPTLTSSSIITKQIHYTPSLPGTQNMYENATGHSSSSPGAQQIYPGYWNGAGVDYNTNFTGTIVMDNAGGNVGEYATNGQHSWQISSLNDAYDPQLAAPPEHRECVNCGSSDTPLWRRDIVGHTLCNACALYTRQNPGTNRPPNRSQKAKQTVKTPPAQGNRRSGVTCANCQTTTTTLWRRNNQGDPVCNACGLYYKLHSVNRPLTMKKDGIQTRKRKPKSSQQIQPMNGLTTGKLLPSMIPSQYHSIATEPKLLNAPQSHLVQTSQPMELHTSSPGQDPRYVDSSPGAPGGGGGSGSGGGGGGGNSSPHLAPVQGNLARHIPIS; encoded by the exons ATGGAAGCGACGAACGAGCCCAAGGGAGAGGACCAGACGCCCAGTTCGGAAGTGACGTCCAGCGTGCATCAGCCAGTTGCTCATCAGCCGGTAAGCGTGTCACAAGCATCGCATACCCTCACCGACGTACCGGTGGATGGGATGATTGTGAACTCGGAACTACACACGGAACGCAGCTCGCCCGGCCAGCAGACGGCGGTGATCATCAACCAGCACAAGCAGCGCATGATCACGACCACGGGCCAGATAAG GGAAATCACAGAAGGACAGGAACCACCGAACGAGTCATCGGATTACGATGCGGTCGAGTACCATCACCAAGCGGTACAGTCGGCGGGCGGTGTGGAGCAGCACGGGTATAGCTACGAGCCGACGCATACCACCAGCCAGGAGCATCAGCAGGGTGTGGTGGTAAGCTCGGCCGCTACTGCCGTTCAAGCCTCAAGCGTACAGGTCGTCAAGCGGGAGATGATCGAAAAGGAAGCGGCTTTAGCGGCggccacagcagcagccaacaacaataacaacaacccGCCAGAAACTACCATCATACCGGTGCAGACGCAAACCATCTTCGTGGAGTACAAGAACGACGGCGAGGAACCGGTGCGGTACGTGAACCGGTACGAGGACGTCAAGTACCATCCGCACTCGCGGTATATCTATCAGCAGCCGCCCGGCGGACTGCCGCTCTCGTCAACTCTACATTCCACCGGCTCGGGACATCCGCACGTGTCGCACCATCCGCACCAtgcccaccatcaccatcatccgcACCACGGCCATGGGATGGTGCCGGGACATCAAACCCATCACCACGTACACGCACAGTCGGCACAGGTACATCAGACGATAGAAGCG GTTTCCCAGCATCCGTCGAGTGTCGCGGTGGCCACCCAGTCCGGCACGACGATTCAGGTGCAGGCCCAGCCGCACCAGCAAACCATACAGGTGTACGAAACGCACGAGCCCGGCTCCGCACCGGGCGGTGAGCAGGTGCAGCAGGTCGCCGAAGGGACGGTCGATGCGAAGACGCACTACACCAACCTGGAACCGGTGCACACGCTCGCCTCGCCCCAGAACTACTACATCGCGTCGGACGGGTACGCGACCGGCAACTACACCACGTTTCTGCCCCAGAAAGAGACGATCTACTACCATTCGCCGAGCCCGAACCCAGTCCTGTACAAGGGCGATCCGACGCTTACCTCGTCGTCGATCATCACCAAGCAGATACACTACACGCCGTCGCTGCCGGGCACGCAGAACATGTACGAAAATGCGACCGGGCACAGCAGTAGCTCGCCCGGTGCGCAACAGATCTATCCGGGCTACTGGAATGGAGCGGGCGTAGACTACAACACT AACTTTACTGGCACGATCGTGATGGACAATGCGGGCGGTAACGTGGGCGAGTACGCGACGAACGGGCAGCATAGCTGGCAGATCAGCTCGCTGAACGATGCGTACGATCCGCAGCTGGCAGCGCCACCGGAACACCGTGAATGCGTCAACTGTGGCAGCTCCGACACACCGCTCTGGCGGCGGGACATCGTCGGTCACACGCTGTGCAATGCGTGCGCCCTGTACACGAGACAGAATCCGGGCACGAACCGACCGCCCAACCGGTCGCAGAAAGCCAAACAAACTGTG AAAACACCACCCGCCCAAGGGAACCGCCGTTCGGGCGTGACCTGtgccaactgtcaaaccacCACGACCACGCTGTGGCGCCGGAACAATCAGGGCGATCCGGTGTGCAATGCGTGCGGGCTGTACTACAAACTGCACAGCGTTAACCGCCCGCTCACGATGAAGAAGGACGGCATCCAGACGCGCAAGCGCAAACCAAAATCTAGTCAACAGATTCAACCGATGAACGGGCTTACGACGG GCAAGCTACTACCTTCGATGATACCGTCCCAGTATCACTCGATCGCGACCGAACCAAAGCTACTGAACGCGCCTCAGTCCCATCTGGTGCAGACGTCCCAGCCGATGGAGCTGCACACCAGCTCGCCGGGGCAGGACCCGCGGTACGTGGACAGCTCACCCGGAGCACCCGGTGGAGGGGGTGgcagtggtagtggtggtggtggtggtggtggtaactCGTCCCCGCATCTTGCGCCCGTTCAGGGTAATCTAGCACGCCACATACCAATATCGTAG